In Thermoleophilum album, the sequence GCAAACGGAGCGAGCGGCCGAATCCTGGAAATCCCGGATTAGCAGGGAAAACGCGGACCGGCCAGAAACGGCCGAAAACGCGATCACGGCTTCCCGAGCCCGCTCGTGCCGCTGCTCGTGTTCGCCGCGGTCGCGTTCGACTCGGCGTCGCGACGGAACTGGTCTGCGTCGGCGGTCGCTGCGGCGCTTGCCGTAGCGCTGTACGTGACGTACGTGCCGTACCTCAACTGGATCCGCTCCGATGTCCGCCTCGAGACGGCGGATGTCGTGCTCGGGCTCCCGCTTGCCTGGCTCGGTGGCGCGGCAGCGATCGCGGTGGCGAGCGGGAAGGTGTCGCTGCGCCTTCCTGGTCGTCGAGTTGCCGCGACGTCGGTCGTACTCCTCGTCGCGGCGATGCCGGCCGCCGCGCTCGCTCACGACCCCGGACAGGGTGAGGAGACCAGCAACGCGCGCGTCACCGCCACGGCCGCCGGACCGCGCGCTCAACTCCACGTCGACGTGGCGGAGTCGCCGAGGGGCTGCGGCGATCTCGAGCCGCGGCGGGCGGTCGCCCGCCGCGCCGGGGAGGTCACGTCCGGGCCGCTGCGCCGCACCGCCCGCTGCACGTATCGGGGCTCGGTGGCGCTTCCCGCGAGGGGGCGCTGGTTCGTATATGCCGAATTCCGCCGTGGTCGGGACCGACTCGAGACCTGGGTACCGGTCATCGCCGGGACCGCTTCGCCGCGAACGGAGCTGCGGTCGTTGTATGTCCCGCCCTCGGTGAGCTCGCCGCTCGTCAAGACGCTCAGCGGCATCGCCATGTACGGGGTCTTCCTGGCGATCGCGCTGAGGATCGGGAGCCTGTATCGCCGCGAGGCCGCCCGGCGGCTTGCGGGCTCGCGCGCCGCCGGGGCGGCGTGAGCGATGGGACGCCGGCCAATCGTCGACGACGCGCTCTACGCCGGGGCTCGAAGGGCCTTCGCCAAGTACGGCTTCCACGAGGCGACGCTCGAGCGGATCGCAGAGGAGGCCGGCGTCTCACGCGTGACGTTGCACCGGCGGGGGATCACCAAGCAGGGGCTCCTCGAGCAGCTCGCCGAGCGGGCGGCAGAGCAGTACCGCGCGGCGATGTGGCCGGCGCTCACCGCCTCCGGCAGTGGCGCCGACCGCCTCGAACGCGCCCTTGAGATCCTCTGCGAGCAGGCAGAGGCCAACCTCGACGTGCTGCTCGCGCTGGGAGCGCAGGCGAATGCTGAGGTCTTCCACGAGGAGGGGGACGAGGCGCTCACTCGCGCCCCGTTCACCGAGCCGCTCGAGCGGCTGCTGCGCGACGGCGCGGCAGACGGAACCCTCCGCGAGGTCGACCCGGTCGAGACCGCGACGGTGCTCTTCAACCTCGTCGGATGGGCGTACGTGCACTTGCGCGCGGAGCACCGCTGGGCGCCCGAGCGCGCGCGGCGGGCGACGCTCGACGTCGCCGTGAACGGGCTCAGGGCTGCGGGCTCGCGGCGGTAGCTCAGCTCATCCGCACAAACCCGACGGCATTCCCGCCGCCGCCCGGGTGCACGCGGCGTGCAACCTGGTCCGAGGAGTTGCCTTCGATGGTCTGGATGGACCCGTCCGGGCGGACGGACTCGACGATGCCCATGTGCTCGTCCCAGATGATCAGATCGCCTGGGCGCGGCGTCACGTTGGGCCCGGCAGGAGTCGCGCGCCCGTTCCGCTGCGCCCACGCCCACACGTCGTCGACTCGGGCGAAGCCCTGACCGCGGTCGCCGAGAGGCATGCCTGCC encodes:
- a CDS encoding TetR/AcrR family transcriptional regulator translates to MGRRPIVDDALYAGARRAFAKYGFHEATLERIAEEAGVSRVTLHRRGITKQGLLEQLAERAAEQYRAAMWPALTASGSGADRLERALEILCEQAEANLDVLLALGAQANAEVFHEEGDEALTRAPFTEPLERLLRDGAADGTLREVDPVETATVLFNLVGWAYVHLRAEHRWAPERARRATLDVAVNGLRAAGSRR